Proteins from a single region of Apis mellifera strain DH4 linkage group LG7, Amel_HAv3.1, whole genome shotgun sequence:
- the LOC408926 gene encoding alpha-2-macroglobulin-like protein 1 isoform X1, which translates to MNKLVFLVLFICSVTFLHCCDAASNVNRGYVFTAPKKLYAGEIETGCLSLHNLELPAHVHLELVFSFLEGQEVLASTSAVVKTGTETCLQLAVPSPIYRTAILRLKIKFDKYPDYVIKSETDVEIEHDSLLTFVETDKPTYKPGQDVKIRILMLMHDLKPWQKSIPEVWIENPSFVKVKQWTNVSTENGMAQLTFPLSPEPSLGSWHIKVMKKKPYPNLIHSTTFKVEKYVLPKFQMTINSPQYILANVENVTWNICVKYSYGKPVKGNLLLKLTPQTPSWTRLPNLPAIRYETKLDKGDGCTDFVLSGSVLGLAHWKMDPNNIVLIAEFTEAGTGIVETTISRTVVLHEALKLEYEHYTPKYFKFGLPYHGKLRVLRYDDTPAPNEKIQICLKVRGKIEWEKDVVDCRDFRSSTDGFVDFVVPPQHKNIVLLSFVATAVDYPTTYYSPEQRWRVFMNQPSTSITVNPWYSPSDSYLTVARGNQPIVCGEKYSFNVMYTTSSNMNETISFHYSINSKGSILIYGHVKHKPNRDTILNYFEFHNLLGTIESSANKTNKEAIVHRFPLSVKVTPSMAPVSELLLYYVRSDGEIVATTYTIEVGHCFENKVKSTWHTDAQIPGSPTQYHVEAAPRSLCAISAVDKSTLFLSKSESNLMSSTQTFDALKRFHPTPKFYFPWENSRCKSAIGPEEMKEEINHLPQFLRSKRQTITYSKRVNYVDAVQAFVDFGVIVMSDLVLETRPCPWLFMEYTALSRQYISTNEYMSMKDNSEFAVAAAAMDSGIGYVDQNQAQMATLRSYFPETWLWELVPIGEEGKITIERTLPHTITDWVGYTTCISPTHGLGIAPPTTITAFQSFFLDYNLPYSIKRGEIMRFKVSLFNYMHHSLPVKIKLEEMEKIDLHLSEPTASFCVKPRDNIVHEYILKPRVIGEVNITVTAFVDIDYPEPCGSETVIFTQDVIVKPILILPEGFPVEETKSALICPKDSSDDSSFMWELTLPKDAVPDSGRAYLNLIGDILGPALENLDKLIKLPKGCGEQNMILFVPNNHVIKYLDAMRINKPDLRAKAIRNMEKGYQRELKYRFMDGSYSAFEEGESSIWLTAFVLKSFAQAASLIHIDKYVLESSVSWITMNQLEDGCFPVIGTVFHKSMKGGLQEHGSSSALTAYILISLLESGVPLSPSVVNDAQKCLEKGMNNDDLYTTVLTTYVLALLEHPKANSSMKSLMNRATRYKNLIWWEDKSKPSIGLSIEMTAYVILTLLKLGEENLSEALKAVRWISKQRNSEGGFTSTQDTILGLEALTKYAMIVHHNNITDLSVLVTASKEVDDVYKLQDENRVILKQIRLPILPTIVEIFAQGEGCVLIQSNLKYNVASSTGSDAFDLSAEVRSVGYGNECSLQEITICSRYKMADEESNMALLEVGIISGYVPDRASLHSLLDPSSKVKLFEEDQDIVTIYFNKLTGQKTCISFRIIQEYFIDHLKPANIKLYDYYQQELTVSTNYKIPSICSSAEPVDEQLTTPNEMIIMKQLSFDESPMNSSFVVNNAELAIPDGMEGPIPVYVKLNTYDYKTEAATTTNGLPDLTSTFVTEDQTVPTVQTEDEEPIRIDTDNPSITNPLMKEVLRIVKILKINETNVPSPTRINQSCPICMDVLPSNISDIYCSANSAVKVAIRRFRKVRLLLDLHISREVKRLRAMIEFTLSPNCSCSPLDNPGSFALIINKDNDFLTSGNQKQTLNDSFYIYGLPLVSGVPCKLAEIRASCLNEDNIQCTYEDPPAYG; encoded by the exons GTACAGAAACATGTTTGCAATTAGCAGTACCTTCACCGATTTACAGAACCGCAATACTccgattaaaaatcaaattcgacAAATACCCTGATTACGTGATAAAATCGGAGACAGACGTAGAAATAGAACATGATTCCTTGCTCACTTTTGTGGAAACTGATAAACCAACTTATAAGCCTGGCCAAGATGTTAAGATTAGGATTCTTATGCTTATGCATGATTTGAAACCATGGCAGAAATCG ATTCCAGAAGTATGGATTGAAAATCCATCGTTTGTAAAGGTAAAGCAATGGACAAATGTAAGCACGGAGAATGGAATGGCACAGTTGACGTTTCCACTGTCACCGGAACCTAGCTTG GGATCATGGCACATAAAAGTGATGAAGAAGAAACCGTATCCCAATTTGATTCACAGCACTACGTTCAAAGTGGAGAAATATGTTTTaccaaaatttcaaatgacgATCAATTCGCCGCAATACATCCTTGCGAATGTAGAGAATGTGACTTGGAACATCTGTGTCaa ATACAGCTATGGTAAACCCGTGAAAggtaatctattattaaaattaactccGCAAACACCAAGTTGGACAAGATTACCCAATCTTCCGGCAATACGTTACGAGACTAAA cttGACAAAGGGGATGGTTGCACCGATTTTGTCCTTTCTGGATCAGTTCTTGGATTGGCCCATTGGAAAATGGATCCGAACAATATTGTTCTCATAGCTGAATTCACGGAAGCTGGGACTGGTATAGTGGAAACTACGATTAGTAGAACCGTGGTGTTACACGAAGCGTTGAAGTTAGAATACGAACATTATACACCTAAATACTTCAAGTTTGGTTTACCTTATCATggaaaa TTACGAGTATTGCGATACGACGATACACCTGctccaaatgaaaaaattcaaatttgtctAAAAGTACGTGGAAAAATCGAATGGGAGAAAGATGTGGTAGATTGCCGTGACTTTAGATCCTCCACCGATGGTTTTGTCGATTTTGTCGTACCACCGcaacataaaaatatcgttttattaagttttgtCGCAACAGCTGTTGATTATCCAACGACGTATTACTCACCAGAACAACGTTGGAGA GTTTTTATGAATCAACCTTCAACATCTATCACTGTAAACCCTTGGTATTCACCGTCTGATAGTTATTTAACAGTAGCTCGAGGAAACCAACCGATCGTTTGTGGTGAAAAGTATTCTTTCAATGTTATGTACACGACATCCTCTAATATGAACGAAACCATTTCTTTccattattcgattaattccaAAGGAAGTATTCTGATATATGGACACGTAAAGCACAAACCCAATCgagatacaatattaaattatttcgagtttcataatttattggGCACCATCGAATCTTCTGCTAACAAGACGAACAAAGAAGCTATAGTACAcag attcccGTTAAGTGTTAAAGTTACACCAAGCATGGCTCCAGTTTCAGAATTGTTACTTTATTACGTACGATCAGATGGTGAAATTGTTGCAACCACTTATACAATTGAGGTTGGCCATTGCTTTGAGAATAAAGTGAAATCTACATGGCATACTGATGCACAAATACCAGGATCACCCACTCAATATCACGTTGAAGCAGCTCCTAGATCTCTTTGTGCAATTTCTGCTGTAGATAAATCGACTCTGTTCTTGAGCAAATCAGAATCCAATCTAATGAGTTCTACTCAAACATTTGATGCATTGAAAAGATTCCATCCAActccaaaattttattttccatggGAGAATTCTCGTTGTAAAT CAGCAATTGGTCcggaagaaatgaaagaagagaTCAATCATCTTCCACAATTTCTAAGATCGAAAAGACAAACGATAACGTACAGCAAAAGAGTTAATTACGTGGATGCTGTACAAGCTTTCGTT GACTTTGGAGTAATAGTAATGAGCGATCTCGTGTTGGAAACACGACCATGCCCATGGTTGTTCATGGAATACACAGCATTGTCCcgtcaatatatttcaacgaaTGAATATATGTCAATGAAGGATAATTCCG AATTCGCAGTTGCTGCTGCAGCGATGGATTCAGGGATAGGATATGTTGATCAAAATCAGGCTCAAATGGCTACACTTAGATCATATTTTCCTGAAACATGGTTATGGGAATTAGTACCTATCGG AGAAGAAGGTAAAATCACAATAGAACGTACACTTCCACATACTATCACTGATTGGGTTGGCTATACAACATGTATTTCCCCGACGCACGGACTTGGAATAGCACCACCAACCACTATAACAGCGTTCCAGTCATTTTTCcttgattataatttaccTTACAGTATAAAACGCGGCGAAATTATGCGTTTTAAAGTATCTCTTTTCAACTACATGCATCATAGCTTACCT GTAAAAATCAAACtggaagaaatggaaaaaattgatttgcaTTTGTCAGAGCCTACAGCCTCGTTTTGTGTAAAACCACGAGATAATATTGTTCACGAGTATATTCTGAAACCACGAGTGATCGGAGAAGTTAACATAACGGTCACCGCTTTTGTGGACATTGATTATCCCGAACCATGCGGATCAGAGACTGTGATATTTAcaca GGACGTAATCGTGAAACCGATTCTAATTCTACCTGAAGGTTTTCCTGTGGAAGAAACGAAATCAGCTTTGATTTGTCCTAAAGATTCTAGCGATGATTCTTCGTTCATGTGGGAATTAACGTTACCTAAGGACGCTGTACCAGATAGCGGAAgagcatatttaaatttgataggAGACATTTTAGGTCCAGCActtgaaaatttagataaacttataaaattacCGAAAGGTTGTGGTGaacaaaatatgatattatttgttcCAAATAATCACGTGATTAAATATCTTGATGCGATGAGAATCAATAAACCTGATCTTCGAGCGAAAGCTATTAGAAACATGGAAAAAG gaTATCAGAGAGAGCTAAAATATAGATTCATGGATGGTTCTTATTCCGCATTTGAAGAAGGTGAGAGCTCCATATGGTTGACTGCATTCGTATTAAAGTCATTTGCACAAGCTGCAAGTTTAATTCATATCGACAAATATGTTCTTGAATCATCTGTTTCTTGGATCACGATGAATCAGTTGGAAGATGGTTGCTTTCCTGTAATAGGCACGGTTTTCCATAAATCGATGAAG ggcGGCCTCCAAGAACATGGTTCATCGTCAGCATTAACAGcatatatcttaatttctttGCTTGAATCTGGTGTTCCTTTGTCACCATCTGTTGTTAATGATGCCCAAAAATGTTTAGAAAAGGGAATGAATAATGATGATCTATATACAACTGTTCTTACCACATATGTATTAGCATTACTGGAACATCCAAAAGCTAATTCCAGCATGAAATCTCTAATGAACCGTGCTACGCGTTATaaa aatttaatttggtGGGAGGATAAATCGAAGCCTTCAATCGGTTTAAGCATCGAAATGACTGCATACGTGATTCTTACTTTATTGAAATTAggcgaagaaaatttaagtGAAGCTTTGAAAGCTGTTCGTTGGATATCAAAGCAAAGAAACTCTGAAGGTGGATTTACATCCACCCAAGATACAATTCTTGGATTAGAAGCCCTTACGAAGTACGCTATGATTGTACACCATAATAATATCACAGATTTATCTGTTCTCGTCACtgcgtccaaagaagtggatgATGTTTACAAATTGCAAGATGAAAACCGTGTAATTCTTAAACAAATTCGTTTACCTATTCTACCAACTATAGTAGAAATTTTTGCTCAAGGTGAAGGATGTGTTTTAATAcag agtAATCTTAAATACAACGTTGCATCCAGTACTGGTTCGGATGCTTTCGATCTTTCAGCAGAAGTTCGTTCTGTTGGTTATGGAAACGAATGCTCATTAcaagaaattacaatttgtTCACGATATAAAATGGCAGATGAGGAGAGTAACATGGCTTTACTCGAAGTTGGTATAATAAGTGGTTACGTGCCTGATCGAGCAAGTCTACATTCGTTATTGGATCCATCttcaa aagttaaattattcgaagaagATCAAGATattgtaacaatttatttcaacaaattgACTGGCCAAAAAACTTGTATCTCGTTTAGAATAATACAAGAATACTTTATCGATCATCTCAAACCAGcgaatataaaactttatgattattatcaaCAAGAGCTTACTGTATCCACT AATTACAAAATCCCTTCAATTTGTAGCAGTGCGGAGCCAGTTGATGAACAATTAACAACGccaaatgaaatgattattatgaaGCAATTATCATTTGATGAAAGTCCTATGAATTCCTCTTTTGTTGTCAATAACGCCGAGCTAGCAATTCCTGATGGAATGGAAGGGCCAATTCCAGTTTACGTGAAACTGAATACTTATGATTACAAAACAGAAGCAGCTACCACTACTAATGGATTGCCTGATTTAACATCGACATTCGTAACAGAAGATCAAACTGTACCGACAGTACAGACAGAGGATGAAGAACCTATAAGG ATAGATACAGACAATCCCTCAATAACGAATCCTCTTATGAAAGAAGTCTTaagaatagtaaaaatattaaaaattaacgagaCGAATGTTCCgt CGCCAACAAGAATAAACCAATCTTGTCCCATATGCATGGATGTATTACCGTCAAATATTAGCGATATTTATTGCTCGGCAAATAGCGCGGTTAAAGTAGCAATTAGGCGATTCCGTAAAGTGAGATTATTATTGGATTTGCATATATCCCGAGAAGTCAAACGTCTTCGTGCCATGATAGAGTTCACTTTGAGCCCAAATTGCTCCTGTTCGCCATTAGATAATC ctGGAAGTtttgcattaattataaacaaagatAATGATTTTCTTACATCTGGGAATCAAAAGCAAACATTaaacgattctttttatatatatggttTACCGTTAGTAAGTGGTGTGCCGTGCAAATTGGCGGAAATACGAGCATCCTGTCTTAATGAGGATAACATTCAATGCACGTATGAAGATCCCCCTGCATatggttaa
- the LOC408926 gene encoding alpha-2-macroglobulin-like protein 1 isoform X2 produces the protein MNKLVFLVLFICSVTFLHCCDAASNVNRGYVFTAPKKLYAGEIETGCLSLHNLELPAHVHLELVFSFLEGQEVLASTSAVVKTGTETCLQLAVPSPIYRTAILRLKIKFDKYPDYVIKSETDVEIEHDSLLTFVETDKPTYKPGQDVKIRILMLMHDLKPWQKSIPEVWIENPSFVKVKQWTNVSTENGMAQLTFPLSPEPSLGSWHIKVMKKKPYPNLIHSTTFKVEKYVLPKFQMTINSPQYILANVENVTWNICVKYSYGKPVKGNLLLKLTPQTPSWTRLPNLPAIRYETKLDKGDGCTDFVLSGSVLGLAHWKMDPNNIVLIAEFTEAGTGIVETTISRTVVLHEALKLEYEHYTPKYFKFGLPYHGKLRVLRYDDTPAPNEKIQICLKVRGKIEWEKDVVDCRDFRSSTDGFVDFVVPPQHKNIVLLSFVATAVDYPTTYYSPEQRWRVFMNQPSTSITVNPWYSPSDSYLTVARGNQPIVCGEKYSFNVMYTTSSNMNETISFHYSINSKGSILIYGHVKHKPNRDTILNYFEFHNLLGTIESSANKTNKEAIVHRFPLSVKVTPSMAPVSELLLYYVRSDGEIVATTYTIEVGHCFENKVKSTWHTDAQIPGSPTQYHVEAAPRSLCAISAVDKSTLFLSKSESNLMSSTQTFDALKRFHPTPKFYFPWENSRCKSIGPEEMKEEINHLPQFLRSKRQTITYSKRVNYVDAVQAFVDFGVIVMSDLVLETRPCPWLFMEYTALSRQYISTNEYMSMKDNSEFAVAAAAMDSGIGYVDQNQAQMATLRSYFPETWLWELVPIGEEGKITIERTLPHTITDWVGYTTCISPTHGLGIAPPTTITAFQSFFLDYNLPYSIKRGEIMRFKVSLFNYMHHSLPVKIKLEEMEKIDLHLSEPTASFCVKPRDNIVHEYILKPRVIGEVNITVTAFVDIDYPEPCGSETVIFTQDVIVKPILILPEGFPVEETKSALICPKDSSDDSSFMWELTLPKDAVPDSGRAYLNLIGDILGPALENLDKLIKLPKGCGEQNMILFVPNNHVIKYLDAMRINKPDLRAKAIRNMEKGYQRELKYRFMDGSYSAFEEGESSIWLTAFVLKSFAQAASLIHIDKYVLESSVSWITMNQLEDGCFPVIGTVFHKSMKGGLQEHGSSSALTAYILISLLESGVPLSPSVVNDAQKCLEKGMNNDDLYTTVLTTYVLALLEHPKANSSMKSLMNRATRYKNLIWWEDKSKPSIGLSIEMTAYVILTLLKLGEENLSEALKAVRWISKQRNSEGGFTSTQDTILGLEALTKYAMIVHHNNITDLSVLVTASKEVDDVYKLQDENRVILKQIRLPILPTIVEIFAQGEGCVLIQSNLKYNVASSTGSDAFDLSAEVRSVGYGNECSLQEITICSRYKMADEESNMALLEVGIISGYVPDRASLHSLLDPSSKVKLFEEDQDIVTIYFNKLTGQKTCISFRIIQEYFIDHLKPANIKLYDYYQQELTVSTNYKIPSICSSAEPVDEQLTTPNEMIIMKQLSFDESPMNSSFVVNNAELAIPDGMEGPIPVYVKLNTYDYKTEAATTTNGLPDLTSTFVTEDQTVPTVQTEDEEPIRIDTDNPSITNPLMKEVLRIVKILKINETNVPSPTRINQSCPICMDVLPSNISDIYCSANSAVKVAIRRFRKVRLLLDLHISREVKRLRAMIEFTLSPNCSCSPLDNPGSFALIINKDNDFLTSGNQKQTLNDSFYIYGLPLVSGVPCKLAEIRASCLNEDNIQCTYEDPPAYG, from the exons GTACAGAAACATGTTTGCAATTAGCAGTACCTTCACCGATTTACAGAACCGCAATACTccgattaaaaatcaaattcgacAAATACCCTGATTACGTGATAAAATCGGAGACAGACGTAGAAATAGAACATGATTCCTTGCTCACTTTTGTGGAAACTGATAAACCAACTTATAAGCCTGGCCAAGATGTTAAGATTAGGATTCTTATGCTTATGCATGATTTGAAACCATGGCAGAAATCG ATTCCAGAAGTATGGATTGAAAATCCATCGTTTGTAAAGGTAAAGCAATGGACAAATGTAAGCACGGAGAATGGAATGGCACAGTTGACGTTTCCACTGTCACCGGAACCTAGCTTG GGATCATGGCACATAAAAGTGATGAAGAAGAAACCGTATCCCAATTTGATTCACAGCACTACGTTCAAAGTGGAGAAATATGTTTTaccaaaatttcaaatgacgATCAATTCGCCGCAATACATCCTTGCGAATGTAGAGAATGTGACTTGGAACATCTGTGTCaa ATACAGCTATGGTAAACCCGTGAAAggtaatctattattaaaattaactccGCAAACACCAAGTTGGACAAGATTACCCAATCTTCCGGCAATACGTTACGAGACTAAA cttGACAAAGGGGATGGTTGCACCGATTTTGTCCTTTCTGGATCAGTTCTTGGATTGGCCCATTGGAAAATGGATCCGAACAATATTGTTCTCATAGCTGAATTCACGGAAGCTGGGACTGGTATAGTGGAAACTACGATTAGTAGAACCGTGGTGTTACACGAAGCGTTGAAGTTAGAATACGAACATTATACACCTAAATACTTCAAGTTTGGTTTACCTTATCATggaaaa TTACGAGTATTGCGATACGACGATACACCTGctccaaatgaaaaaattcaaatttgtctAAAAGTACGTGGAAAAATCGAATGGGAGAAAGATGTGGTAGATTGCCGTGACTTTAGATCCTCCACCGATGGTTTTGTCGATTTTGTCGTACCACCGcaacataaaaatatcgttttattaagttttgtCGCAACAGCTGTTGATTATCCAACGACGTATTACTCACCAGAACAACGTTGGAGA GTTTTTATGAATCAACCTTCAACATCTATCACTGTAAACCCTTGGTATTCACCGTCTGATAGTTATTTAACAGTAGCTCGAGGAAACCAACCGATCGTTTGTGGTGAAAAGTATTCTTTCAATGTTATGTACACGACATCCTCTAATATGAACGAAACCATTTCTTTccattattcgattaattccaAAGGAAGTATTCTGATATATGGACACGTAAAGCACAAACCCAATCgagatacaatattaaattatttcgagtttcataatttattggGCACCATCGAATCTTCTGCTAACAAGACGAACAAAGAAGCTATAGTACAcag attcccGTTAAGTGTTAAAGTTACACCAAGCATGGCTCCAGTTTCAGAATTGTTACTTTATTACGTACGATCAGATGGTGAAATTGTTGCAACCACTTATACAATTGAGGTTGGCCATTGCTTTGAGAATAAAGTGAAATCTACATGGCATACTGATGCACAAATACCAGGATCACCCACTCAATATCACGTTGAAGCAGCTCCTAGATCTCTTTGTGCAATTTCTGCTGTAGATAAATCGACTCTGTTCTTGAGCAAATCAGAATCCAATCTAATGAGTTCTACTCAAACATTTGATGCATTGAAAAGATTCCATCCAActccaaaattttattttccatggGAGAATTCTCGTTGTAAAT CAATTGGTCcggaagaaatgaaagaagagaTCAATCATCTTCCACAATTTCTAAGATCGAAAAGACAAACGATAACGTACAGCAAAAGAGTTAATTACGTGGATGCTGTACAAGCTTTCGTT GACTTTGGAGTAATAGTAATGAGCGATCTCGTGTTGGAAACACGACCATGCCCATGGTTGTTCATGGAATACACAGCATTGTCCcgtcaatatatttcaacgaaTGAATATATGTCAATGAAGGATAATTCCG AATTCGCAGTTGCTGCTGCAGCGATGGATTCAGGGATAGGATATGTTGATCAAAATCAGGCTCAAATGGCTACACTTAGATCATATTTTCCTGAAACATGGTTATGGGAATTAGTACCTATCGG AGAAGAAGGTAAAATCACAATAGAACGTACACTTCCACATACTATCACTGATTGGGTTGGCTATACAACATGTATTTCCCCGACGCACGGACTTGGAATAGCACCACCAACCACTATAACAGCGTTCCAGTCATTTTTCcttgattataatttaccTTACAGTATAAAACGCGGCGAAATTATGCGTTTTAAAGTATCTCTTTTCAACTACATGCATCATAGCTTACCT GTAAAAATCAAACtggaagaaatggaaaaaattgatttgcaTTTGTCAGAGCCTACAGCCTCGTTTTGTGTAAAACCACGAGATAATATTGTTCACGAGTATATTCTGAAACCACGAGTGATCGGAGAAGTTAACATAACGGTCACCGCTTTTGTGGACATTGATTATCCCGAACCATGCGGATCAGAGACTGTGATATTTAcaca GGACGTAATCGTGAAACCGATTCTAATTCTACCTGAAGGTTTTCCTGTGGAAGAAACGAAATCAGCTTTGATTTGTCCTAAAGATTCTAGCGATGATTCTTCGTTCATGTGGGAATTAACGTTACCTAAGGACGCTGTACCAGATAGCGGAAgagcatatttaaatttgataggAGACATTTTAGGTCCAGCActtgaaaatttagataaacttataaaattacCGAAAGGTTGTGGTGaacaaaatatgatattatttgttcCAAATAATCACGTGATTAAATATCTTGATGCGATGAGAATCAATAAACCTGATCTTCGAGCGAAAGCTATTAGAAACATGGAAAAAG gaTATCAGAGAGAGCTAAAATATAGATTCATGGATGGTTCTTATTCCGCATTTGAAGAAGGTGAGAGCTCCATATGGTTGACTGCATTCGTATTAAAGTCATTTGCACAAGCTGCAAGTTTAATTCATATCGACAAATATGTTCTTGAATCATCTGTTTCTTGGATCACGATGAATCAGTTGGAAGATGGTTGCTTTCCTGTAATAGGCACGGTTTTCCATAAATCGATGAAG ggcGGCCTCCAAGAACATGGTTCATCGTCAGCATTAACAGcatatatcttaatttctttGCTTGAATCTGGTGTTCCTTTGTCACCATCTGTTGTTAATGATGCCCAAAAATGTTTAGAAAAGGGAATGAATAATGATGATCTATATACAACTGTTCTTACCACATATGTATTAGCATTACTGGAACATCCAAAAGCTAATTCCAGCATGAAATCTCTAATGAACCGTGCTACGCGTTATaaa aatttaatttggtGGGAGGATAAATCGAAGCCTTCAATCGGTTTAAGCATCGAAATGACTGCATACGTGATTCTTACTTTATTGAAATTAggcgaagaaaatttaagtGAAGCTTTGAAAGCTGTTCGTTGGATATCAAAGCAAAGAAACTCTGAAGGTGGATTTACATCCACCCAAGATACAATTCTTGGATTAGAAGCCCTTACGAAGTACGCTATGATTGTACACCATAATAATATCACAGATTTATCTGTTCTCGTCACtgcgtccaaagaagtggatgATGTTTACAAATTGCAAGATGAAAACCGTGTAATTCTTAAACAAATTCGTTTACCTATTCTACCAACTATAGTAGAAATTTTTGCTCAAGGTGAAGGATGTGTTTTAATAcag agtAATCTTAAATACAACGTTGCATCCAGTACTGGTTCGGATGCTTTCGATCTTTCAGCAGAAGTTCGTTCTGTTGGTTATGGAAACGAATGCTCATTAcaagaaattacaatttgtTCACGATATAAAATGGCAGATGAGGAGAGTAACATGGCTTTACTCGAAGTTGGTATAATAAGTGGTTACGTGCCTGATCGAGCAAGTCTACATTCGTTATTGGATCCATCttcaa aagttaaattattcgaagaagATCAAGATattgtaacaatttatttcaacaaattgACTGGCCAAAAAACTTGTATCTCGTTTAGAATAATACAAGAATACTTTATCGATCATCTCAAACCAGcgaatataaaactttatgattattatcaaCAAGAGCTTACTGTATCCACT AATTACAAAATCCCTTCAATTTGTAGCAGTGCGGAGCCAGTTGATGAACAATTAACAACGccaaatgaaatgattattatgaaGCAATTATCATTTGATGAAAGTCCTATGAATTCCTCTTTTGTTGTCAATAACGCCGAGCTAGCAATTCCTGATGGAATGGAAGGGCCAATTCCAGTTTACGTGAAACTGAATACTTATGATTACAAAACAGAAGCAGCTACCACTACTAATGGATTGCCTGATTTAACATCGACATTCGTAACAGAAGATCAAACTGTACCGACAGTACAGACAGAGGATGAAGAACCTATAAGG ATAGATACAGACAATCCCTCAATAACGAATCCTCTTATGAAAGAAGTCTTaagaatagtaaaaatattaaaaattaacgagaCGAATGTTCCgt CGCCAACAAGAATAAACCAATCTTGTCCCATATGCATGGATGTATTACCGTCAAATATTAGCGATATTTATTGCTCGGCAAATAGCGCGGTTAAAGTAGCAATTAGGCGATTCCGTAAAGTGAGATTATTATTGGATTTGCATATATCCCGAGAAGTCAAACGTCTTCGTGCCATGATAGAGTTCACTTTGAGCCCAAATTGCTCCTGTTCGCCATTAGATAATC ctGGAAGTtttgcattaattataaacaaagatAATGATTTTCTTACATCTGGGAATCAAAAGCAAACATTaaacgattctttttatatatatggttTACCGTTAGTAAGTGGTGTGCCGTGCAAATTGGCGGAAATACGAGCATCCTGTCTTAATGAGGATAACATTCAATGCACGTATGAAGATCCCCCTGCATatggttaa